A stretch of Schaalia odontolytica DNA encodes these proteins:
- a CDS encoding ATP-dependent nuclease, producing the protein MKLKSVRIQGYRAHKDTTVTLDNDLTVIVGRNNTGKTSFIEIIDKFIGANKRNGIHATDFSADQRTQLFKYVHNRSKKTKTEQLIPTITLTLSIDYSLQEDSAEDIATIAPYFTTLDTTCTTLEIVCRYAPSNEESIKRALSEVRTMRDRDKEDKILSLIENYGEYKTTYSAQSTFDDPELEKPNEAWVLTKEEVRAIVNTEYIYAQINLDDTSTDNSHHLSSAFERFYKEVAEDTELRQSLDDRIDDMQSTLSTAYTNFFEEALDQIQRFTSVTSAGSLTLKVESELNTSRMINSTTRVKYTDNASSQTYPESHNGLGYSRLTYTILQILAFKERWKHAQRLTPINILFIEEPEAHLHPQMQEVFIRLVSNLLDRGSQLIVTTHSSHVLSERNLKSLRYFKRINTSVTCNDISKWAVKLKKDDIKAYTTVSNYVQLRISDLFFADCAILVEGAAERLLLPKAIQTSCPILRSIHYTIIEVGGTYARHIIPLLEEIGLPSIVITDIDSVEDKQHGKKVEPHPSAKQRCGNPTITRYLPNRSIKELLTLNTVDKVHNGLIRICYQAEPDSYKSPRKYARTLEDALIYANAQLFTSTGFQDHFEEPVMKEKLKEQHNAKGIAKEAYSIVTDDRFQKTTFAIDCSLMDDLTIPPYIKEGLTWLEEVLTITPLTLND; encoded by the coding sequence ATGAAACTAAAATCCGTGCGGATACAGGGATACAGAGCCCACAAAGACACAACAGTAACGCTTGACAACGACCTTACCGTCATAGTCGGACGTAACAATACCGGAAAAACATCATTCATCGAAATCATCGATAAGTTCATCGGCGCAAATAAGAGAAACGGTATTCACGCGACGGACTTTTCTGCAGACCAACGCACTCAACTATTTAAATACGTACACAACAGAAGTAAGAAAACGAAAACGGAACAACTCATTCCAACAATCACTTTGACACTCAGTATCGACTACAGCCTCCAAGAAGATTCCGCTGAAGACATTGCCACCATCGCTCCATACTTCACCACTCTCGACACCACGTGCACAACGCTCGAAATTGTATGTAGATACGCACCTTCTAATGAAGAGTCTATAAAACGCGCGCTATCCGAAGTGCGAACAATGAGAGACAGGGATAAAGAAGATAAAATCTTGAGCCTCATTGAAAACTACGGAGAATACAAGACCACATACAGCGCTCAATCAACCTTTGACGATCCCGAATTAGAAAAGCCAAACGAAGCTTGGGTCCTCACCAAAGAAGAAGTGCGAGCTATCGTGAATACTGAGTACATCTACGCTCAGATCAACCTCGACGATACATCCACAGACAACAGTCACCATTTATCGTCCGCATTTGAACGCTTTTACAAAGAAGTCGCAGAAGATACCGAGCTACGACAAAGTCTAGATGATCGTATAGATGACATGCAGTCCACGCTATCAACAGCATATACTAACTTTTTCGAAGAAGCTCTCGACCAAATCCAACGCTTTACAAGCGTTACGAGCGCAGGATCATTGACACTCAAAGTTGAATCAGAGTTGAACACTTCACGAATGATTAACTCGACGACACGAGTAAAATATACCGATAATGCATCGAGCCAAACCTACCCCGAGTCTCACAACGGCTTGGGATACTCAAGACTGACGTACACGATCCTGCAAATCCTCGCCTTCAAGGAACGTTGGAAGCACGCACAACGATTAACACCGATCAACATACTTTTTATTGAAGAACCCGAGGCACACCTCCATCCGCAGATGCAGGAGGTCTTCATTCGCCTTGTAAGCAACCTCCTCGACAGAGGCAGCCAACTTATCGTCACCACGCACTCTTCACACGTGCTGAGCGAACGCAATCTCAAGAGTCTACGCTACTTTAAACGCATCAACACCAGTGTTACATGCAACGATATCTCAAAATGGGCAGTCAAATTAAAAAAGGACGACATCAAAGCTTACACCACGGTTTCGAACTACGTTCAACTAAGAATCTCTGACCTATTTTTTGCAGACTGCGCGATCCTAGTCGAAGGCGCAGCGGAACGACTATTACTTCCTAAGGCGATTCAAACCAGCTGCCCTATTCTCCGCTCGATCCACTACACAATTATTGAAGTTGGCGGAACCTACGCGCGACATATCATTCCTTTATTGGAAGAGATCGGCCTCCCGTCGATCGTTATTACGGACATTGACAGCGTCGAAGACAAGCAACATGGAAAGAAAGTCGAACCACACCCATCAGCCAAACAGCGATGTGGAAATCCAACCATCACTCGTTATTTACCCAACCGTTCGATCAAGGAACTTCTGACTCTCAACACAGTAGATAAAGTACACAATGGACTTATACGCATATGCTACCAAGCCGAACCAGATAGTTACAAATCGCCACGAAAATACGCACGCACATTAGAAGATGCCTTGATATACGCGAATGCCCAGCTGTTCACATCGACAGGCTTTCAAGACCATTTTGAAGAGCCAGTAATGAAGGAGAAGCTAAAAGAACAACATAACGCAAAAGGAATAGCTAAGGAAGCCTATAGCATTGTGACAGACGACCGCTTCCAAAAAACGACATTCGCTATCGATTGCAGCCTAATGGACGATCTCACGATTCCCCCTTACATCAAAGAGGGACTGACATGGCTTGAAGAAGTGTTAACAATCACTCCGTTAACGCTCAATGACTAA
- a CDS encoding UvrD-helicase domain-containing protein, translating to MTNEDTNMNSEIFASIRCGKNFIFEAGPGSGKTTSLIQTLRKILDQPGDTINTQKQKIACITFTNVAANEIIERLDDDSNVVQVSTIHSFLWNQIKPYQSELCDIITSINNDPNRPAKKIISNLDLNGIEIRYVDGYADLTKGEISHDDVLEIAYHMFKHHPVLGHVTRCRYPIVFLDEYQDTQPIVIDTLKHILTLEPRADFGYARFLVGLFGDSMQSIYNTGIGSVQPTDLNAVTITKTDNHRSTDTIVNLINAVRARSKEAMPVIQTATRPDQPSSSRCSLYYTTDNVEVTHSTLESISRHFGWILGMDTKILELTHSAISRTAGWNSLHSAINDRSRYALDDFRKGDDIYSSIFSFLTRLYRAWSADDGFEALNLLRFHSPGSLRERTLFGSSDEMQHWSSLLDEFTTRCSSRDLTQCSISSILNFAWDNDICKQDFRIAQYLERTDFQNEEHKVRRDNFIHALDSIPFSELLKFSEYLDKTSPFSTEHGTKGAEYDNVILIIDDKTWKHQYRVSALFGSDDHIDARKERTLRLFYVAISRARNNLVVVYKNPTADSIAGAEELFGTNNVQPLEEILPDIAIS from the coding sequence ATGACTAACGAAGATACCAATATGAATAGCGAAATATTTGCATCAATTCGGTGCGGCAAGAATTTTATTTTCGAAGCGGGGCCAGGCTCCGGAAAGACAACCTCACTCATTCAAACGCTACGAAAGATACTTGACCAACCCGGCGACACCATCAACACGCAGAAACAGAAGATCGCTTGCATTACGTTTACGAATGTTGCTGCCAACGAAATCATCGAGCGCCTCGATGACGATTCTAACGTCGTTCAGGTGTCGACGATTCACAGCTTCCTCTGGAATCAGATTAAGCCCTATCAATCAGAGCTATGTGACATCATCACCAGCATAAACAATGATCCGAACAGGCCCGCGAAAAAGATCATCTCAAACCTCGATCTCAACGGCATCGAGATTCGATACGTCGACGGATACGCCGATCTAACAAAAGGCGAAATTTCCCACGATGATGTGCTGGAAATTGCATATCACATGTTCAAACATCACCCGGTCCTGGGTCACGTTACCAGGTGCCGATATCCAATCGTATTCTTAGACGAATATCAAGACACTCAGCCAATTGTTATCGACACGCTAAAACATATCCTTACGCTCGAACCAAGAGCAGACTTCGGATACGCGCGATTCTTAGTCGGACTGTTTGGCGATTCCATGCAGAGTATTTACAACACCGGAATCGGAAGCGTGCAGCCCACCGACCTAAACGCGGTCACAATCACCAAAACTGACAACCATCGTTCAACAGACACAATCGTTAACTTGATTAATGCGGTTCGCGCAAGGAGCAAGGAAGCAATGCCTGTGATCCAAACCGCAACAAGACCCGATCAGCCCTCTAGTTCCAGATGTTCCCTATATTACACAACCGACAACGTCGAGGTGACTCATTCGACGCTTGAATCCATTTCTAGACATTTCGGCTGGATACTCGGCATGGATACCAAGATACTCGAGCTGACCCATTCAGCAATTTCACGCACAGCCGGCTGGAATAGTCTTCACAGCGCAATAAACGATCGCAGTCGTTACGCATTGGACGACTTTCGAAAAGGAGACGACATTTATTCCAGTATTTTTTCTTTTTTAACTAGGTTATACAGAGCCTGGTCTGCCGATGACGGCTTCGAAGCACTCAACTTACTTAGATTCCATTCACCCGGATCACTGAGAGAAAGGACGTTGTTCGGTTCGAGTGACGAAATGCAGCACTGGTCCTCACTTCTCGACGAATTCACAACGCGTTGTTCATCACGCGATCTTACACAATGTTCCATTTCGTCGATTCTCAACTTTGCCTGGGATAACGATATTTGCAAACAGGATTTTCGAATTGCACAATATCTGGAACGAACGGACTTTCAGAACGAGGAACATAAGGTACGGCGCGACAACTTCATCCACGCTCTTGATTCTATTCCTTTTTCGGAATTACTCAAGTTTTCCGAATACCTGGATAAGACAAGCCCTTTTTCCACTGAGCATGGCACAAAGGGAGCAGAATATGACAACGTGATTCTCATCATTGATGATAAGACTTGGAAACACCAGTACAGGGTCTCAGCTCTATTTGGTTCAGACGACCATATTGATGCTCGTAAAGAAAGAACACTGAGACTATTTTATGTTGCAATTTCACGCGCACGGAACAATCTTGTCGTCGTTTACAAGAATCCTACAGCTGATAGTATTGCCGGCGCCGAGGAACTATTTGGCACAAACAACGTCCAGCCACTTGAGGAGATCTTGCCCGACATCGCTATTTCTTAG
- the smc gene encoding chromosome segregation protein SMC, which produces MYLKNLTLRGFKSFASATTLALQPGITCVVGPNGSGKSNVVDALAWVMGEQGARALRGGQMADVIFAGTSGRAALGRAQVDLTIDNTDGLLDIEYSEVTISRTLFRGGGSEYSINGTPARLLDVQELLSDTGMGRQMHVIVGQGQLDAILSSTPEERRGFIEEAAGVLKHRRRKERALKKLADMDANLVRVLDLTNEIHRQLGPLARQARVARRASLIQARVRDAKARLLADDLASALSKLSVLEASDESAAARRASLEEQIAAARAELARLEDAERASSPALEQASSDWQALTTITERLRGTLMAATQKVSLRATPELPPGGEDPDVLDERARIAGAEDAALAGQVEAARSALTSATRAREAAEDADDSASRELARVNRVIADHREKVARLTGDASTAASRLEAAIAEADRAWGAYRAAQERAEAAEKAVPASSVGSVDVAEGASSEEEASGGAARAHAEASARRDAARARVDELLGIEREARADRARWEARRDALEQLLAPEDGTAELLGRPGVLGQVAPLLHVTPGFEDAVAAALAPFADAVVVDSLARGLGELDAARAAGRSLRLVVASDSSGPSDGPAEGTIGAVRADLPEGATWLSDVVVCEGAAAPLASLLDGVVACSLEAAADVLDMPGVRAVVTSGGDVLRSWSVEGGRQASSVLSVRADYEEAYALAEAARARMAEVSEQLSEANAHLDRCIREANDALKALREEDAQRAKEAQELARAQSAAQAARAEAERAHDVARRADEQVTWAREQDVAARARLDGADTVGPPESLEDAQARADAASRAAREAREAENEARLSLRALEEQSRRAASRARSLRQAAAAEREERARYARREAARKTELATASDVEAAARVALEAAERALAQAAAERDRLSERRSQVSQEVSDARRALDRLSAELSEATASAHQGQIAAEQTRLRVEDLQRRALEELSLEPEQLLAEFGPQMLVPMLPLDPDQVEKAAAAEPSAYVRAEQERALAKAQKDLEKLGRVNPLALEEHEALASRHKFLVDQVQDLKASKADLLRIVQDVDRLVEEAFASAFAETREQFEHVFGVLFPGGQGDLVLTDPDDMLSTGIEIEARPAGKKVKRLSLLSGGERSLAAIAFLVAIFKARPSPFYVMDEVEAALDDMNLTRLLAIFKELQETSQLIVITHQKRTMEIADALYGVTMRDGVTTVVSQRFAD; this is translated from the coding sequence GTGTACCTCAAAAACCTGACGCTGCGGGGCTTTAAGTCCTTCGCCAGTGCGACCACGCTCGCCCTCCAACCGGGCATCACGTGCGTCGTCGGCCCCAACGGGTCGGGTAAATCCAACGTCGTCGACGCTCTCGCCTGGGTCATGGGCGAGCAGGGTGCCCGCGCGCTGCGCGGCGGGCAAATGGCGGACGTGATTTTCGCGGGGACATCTGGGCGCGCGGCGTTGGGGCGCGCCCAGGTGGACCTGACGATTGACAACACCGACGGGTTGCTCGACATCGAGTATTCCGAGGTCACGATCAGCCGTACCCTGTTCCGTGGGGGCGGCTCCGAATACTCCATTAACGGCACTCCGGCGAGGCTGCTGGACGTGCAGGAGCTCCTCTCCGACACGGGCATGGGCCGTCAGATGCACGTCATCGTCGGCCAGGGGCAGCTCGACGCGATTCTGTCCTCTACGCCCGAGGAGCGTCGCGGATTCATCGAAGAGGCCGCGGGCGTCCTCAAGCATCGCCGGCGCAAGGAGCGCGCGCTCAAGAAGCTGGCCGACATGGACGCGAACCTCGTGCGCGTCCTGGACCTGACGAACGAGATTCACCGCCAGCTGGGGCCCCTGGCTCGCCAGGCGCGGGTTGCTCGTCGCGCGTCCCTCATTCAGGCGCGCGTGCGCGACGCGAAGGCCCGCCTGCTCGCCGATGACCTGGCGTCTGCGCTGTCGAAGCTATCCGTGCTCGAGGCATCGGACGAGTCGGCCGCCGCCCGCCGGGCCTCGCTCGAGGAACAGATTGCAGCCGCGCGCGCCGAGCTAGCGCGCCTGGAGGACGCTGAGCGTGCCTCCTCGCCGGCGCTCGAGCAGGCATCCTCCGACTGGCAGGCGCTGACCACGATCACCGAGCGCCTGCGCGGCACGCTGATGGCTGCGACCCAGAAGGTCTCGCTGCGGGCGACCCCCGAGCTGCCCCCGGGCGGCGAGGACCCCGACGTGCTTGACGAGCGCGCCCGCATCGCCGGCGCCGAGGATGCGGCCCTGGCCGGCCAGGTCGAAGCCGCACGCTCCGCACTGACGTCCGCGACTCGTGCGCGCGAGGCCGCGGAGGATGCCGACGATTCCGCGTCGCGCGAGCTGGCCCGCGTCAACCGCGTCATTGCCGACCACCGCGAGAAGGTCGCGCGCCTGACGGGCGACGCCTCCACGGCCGCGTCTCGCTTAGAGGCCGCCATCGCCGAGGCCGACCGCGCGTGGGGCGCCTACCGCGCGGCCCAGGAGCGCGCCGAGGCTGCCGAGAAGGCAGTGCCCGCGTCGTCTGTGGGCTCTGTTGATGTTGCTGAGGGGGCCTCGTCCGAGGAAGAAGCCAGCGGGGGAGCGGCCCGCGCACACGCCGAGGCCTCCGCCCGCCGCGACGCCGCGCGTGCCCGCGTGGACGAGCTGCTCGGCATCGAACGCGAGGCGCGGGCCGACCGCGCGCGCTGGGAGGCGCGCCGCGACGCGCTTGAGCAGCTGCTCGCCCCCGAGGACGGCACCGCCGAGCTGCTGGGACGCCCCGGCGTGCTCGGCCAGGTCGCGCCCCTCCTGCACGTCACCCCCGGTTTCGAGGACGCCGTCGCCGCGGCGCTGGCTCCCTTCGCCGACGCCGTCGTCGTCGACTCCCTCGCCCGAGGCCTGGGCGAGCTGGACGCCGCCCGCGCGGCCGGGCGCTCGCTGCGGTTGGTCGTGGCATCTGATTCTTCCGGTCCTTCTGATGGTCCCGCAGAGGGGACCATCGGGGCCGTCCGTGCCGATCTGCCCGAGGGTGCGACGTGGCTGTCCGACGTCGTCGTCTGCGAGGGGGCCGCAGCTCCGCTCGCGTCCCTGCTGGACGGGGTTGTCGCGTGCTCGCTTGAGGCCGCCGCTGACGTGCTGGACATGCCAGGCGTGCGCGCCGTCGTCACGTCGGGCGGCGACGTGCTGCGCTCCTGGTCGGTGGAGGGTGGCCGCCAGGCCTCCTCCGTGCTCTCCGTGCGCGCAGACTACGAGGAGGCCTACGCGCTGGCCGAGGCCGCTCGGGCCCGCATGGCCGAGGTCTCCGAGCAGCTCAGCGAGGCAAACGCCCACCTGGACCGCTGCATCCGCGAGGCAAACGACGCCCTGAAGGCCCTGCGCGAGGAAGACGCGCAGCGCGCCAAGGAAGCCCAGGAGCTGGCCCGCGCCCAGTCGGCCGCGCAGGCCGCCCGAGCCGAAGCAGAGCGCGCCCACGATGTGGCACGCCGCGCCGACGAGCAAGTGACCTGGGCCCGCGAGCAGGACGTGGCTGCGCGCGCACGCCTCGACGGTGCCGACACCGTCGGCCCGCCCGAGTCCCTCGAAGACGCCCAGGCCCGCGCGGATGCCGCCTCACGGGCGGCACGCGAGGCCCGCGAGGCCGAAAACGAGGCGCGCCTGAGCCTGCGAGCCCTCGAAGAGCAATCGCGGCGCGCCGCCTCCCGCGCCCGCTCCCTGCGCCAAGCAGCCGCCGCCGAGCGCGAGGAGCGCGCCCGCTACGCCCGGCGCGAGGCCGCGCGCAAGACGGAGCTGGCCACGGCCTCGGACGTGGAGGCCGCAGCCCGCGTCGCCCTCGAGGCCGCCGAGCGCGCCCTGGCTCAGGCTGCCGCCGAGCGCGACCGCCTGAGTGAGCGACGCTCCCAGGTCTCCCAGGAGGTCTCGGACGCACGCCGCGCCCTGGACCGGCTGAGCGCCGAGCTGTCGGAGGCCACGGCCTCGGCCCACCAGGGGCAGATAGCCGCCGAACAGACGCGCCTGCGTGTCGAGGATCTGCAACGGCGCGCCCTCGAAGAACTGTCTCTCGAGCCCGAGCAGCTGCTCGCCGAGTTCGGGCCGCAGATGCTGGTGCCGATGCTGCCGCTCGACCCCGACCAGGTTGAGAAGGCCGCAGCCGCCGAGCCGAGCGCCTACGTGCGCGCCGAGCAGGAACGAGCGCTCGCCAAGGCACAGAAGGACTTGGAGAAGCTGGGGCGCGTGAACCCCCTGGCGCTCGAGGAGCACGAGGCGCTGGCCTCGCGACACAAGTTCCTGGTGGACCAGGTCCAGGACCTCAAAGCTTCGAAGGCGGACCTGCTTCGCATCGTGCAGGACGTGGATCGCCTGGTGGAGGAGGCCTTCGCGTCGGCCTTCGCCGAGACGCGCGAGCAGTTCGAGCACGTGTTCGGCGTGCTGTTCCCGGGCGGCCAGGGCGACCTGGTGCTCACCGACCCGGACGACATGCTCTCGACCGGCATCGAGATCGAGGCTCGCCCCGCGGGCAAGAAGGTCAAGCGCCTGTCCCTGCTGTCGGGCGGCGAGCGTTCCCTGGCCGCGATCGCGTTCCTGGTCGCGATCTTCAAGGCGCGCCCGTCCCCGTTCTACGTCATGGACGAGGTCGAGGCCGCCCTGGACGACATGAACCTGACGCGCCTGCTGGCGATTTTCAAGGAGTTGCAGGAGACCTCGCAGCTCATCGTCATCACGCACCAGAAGCGCACGATGGAGATCGCGGATGCCCTCTACGGCGTCACGATGCGCGACGGCGTCACGACGGTGGTGTCCCAGCGCTTCGCGGACTAG
- the ndk gene encoding nucleoside-diphosphate kinase — protein sequence MSAKSVLLEPQHLLDPTLEHTLIVVKPDGYARGLTGEILRRIEAKGYTIKGLKLMIASRELLAEHYADHKDKPFFEGLLEFMSSGPVVAIIVEGQRVVEGMRVLMGSTDPTTAPAGTIRGDLGRAWNSPHMENLIHGSDSVDNATREISLWFPEIY from the coding sequence GTGAGCGCTAAGAGTGTTCTGCTGGAGCCCCAGCACCTTCTCGACCCCACCCTGGAGCACACCCTCATCGTCGTGAAGCCCGACGGCTACGCGCGCGGCCTGACCGGTGAGATCCTGCGCCGCATCGAGGCAAAGGGCTACACGATCAAGGGCCTCAAGCTCATGATCGCCTCCCGCGAGCTGCTCGCCGAGCACTACGCCGACCACAAGGACAAGCCCTTCTTCGAGGGCCTCCTGGAGTTCATGAGCTCCGGCCCGGTCGTCGCCATCATCGTCGAAGGCCAGCGCGTCGTCGAGGGCATGCGCGTCCTCATGGGCTCGACCGACCCGACGACGGCCCCCGCGGGCACGATCCGCGGCGACCTGGGTCGCGCGTGGAACAGCCCCCACATGGAGAACCTGATCCACGGCTCGGACTCTGTGGACAACGCAACGCGCGAAATCTCCCTGTGGTTCCCGGAGATTTACTGA
- the dhaM gene encoding dihydroxyacetone kinase phosphoryl donor subunit DhaM, with protein sequence MSVRVSFVIVSHSASLANGVCELAAQMAPDVHFEAAGGTDDGRIGTSYDLVETALEAALAAVDGEGSGVIILTDLGSATMTVESVIDMSDEPERVRFVDTCLVEGAVASSVRAQLGEDLDQVADVAAALAPRVDDVPAQEAPSPAPANPSGAGGGAQASSTWAQGDAVVADPVGLHARPAAAFVRLAGTFDAEVTVNGADGGSVLELMALGITQGQSVHIEANGADATAAVAALTDMLESATPQTPESKETT encoded by the coding sequence ATGAGCGTGCGCGTCTCCTTCGTCATCGTCTCCCACTCGGCCTCCCTGGCCAACGGAGTCTGCGAGCTGGCCGCCCAGATGGCCCCCGACGTGCACTTCGAGGCCGCCGGGGGCACGGACGATGGCCGCATCGGCACCTCCTACGACCTCGTGGAGACGGCCCTCGAGGCCGCCCTTGCTGCCGTGGACGGTGAGGGAAGCGGCGTCATCATCCTGACCGACCTCGGCTCGGCCACGATGACCGTCGAATCCGTCATCGACATGAGCGACGAGCCTGAACGCGTGCGCTTCGTCGACACCTGCCTCGTCGAAGGGGCCGTCGCCTCCTCCGTACGGGCCCAGCTCGGCGAAGACCTCGACCAGGTCGCCGACGTCGCAGCCGCCCTGGCCCCCCGCGTGGACGACGTGCCCGCCCAGGAGGCACCCAGCCCCGCTCCCGCGAATCCCAGCGGGGCAGGGGGAGGGGCCCAGGCCTCGTCGACGTGGGCGCAGGGGGATGCGGTCGTCGCAGACCCCGTCGGCCTGCACGCGCGACCCGCCGCCGCCTTCGTGCGCCTGGCGGGCACCTTCGACGCCGAGGTCACCGTCAACGGGGCGGACGGTGGGTCGGTCCTGGAGCTCATGGCCCTGGGTATTACCCAAGGTCAGAGCGTCCATATCGAGGCCAATGGGGCAGACGCCACAGCGGCGGTCGCGGCCCTGACAGATATGCTGGAAAGCGCAACACCACAAACGCCAGAATCAAAGGAGACAACGTGA
- the dhaL gene encoding dihydroxyacetone kinase subunit DhaL, translated as MSLDAAWARRWIDLAAAQVAEQRDYLVDLDRAIGDGDHGENMDRGFKAAVEALGQAQPGSIAEVLKTVAKTLMSTVGGAAGPLYGTAFLRASKAAGDGELDSAGVAAVIAGALDGIQARGKATTGEKTMVDAWTPALEAARAAAEAGSDPVAVLEAAATAAEAGAAATEPMRATKGRASYLGERSIGHLDPGAVSTSLILRAAVRAAGEAGAA; from the coding sequence ATGAGCCTAGATGCAGCGTGGGCACGCCGGTGGATCGACCTGGCGGCGGCGCAGGTCGCTGAGCAGCGCGACTACCTGGTGGACCTGGACCGAGCCATCGGGGATGGCGACCACGGCGAAAACATGGACCGCGGATTCAAGGCCGCCGTCGAGGCCCTCGGCCAAGCCCAGCCGGGCAGCATCGCCGAGGTCCTCAAGACGGTCGCCAAGACCCTCATGTCCACGGTCGGCGGCGCCGCCGGGCCCCTGTACGGGACGGCATTCCTGCGCGCATCGAAGGCCGCCGGTGACGGCGAGCTCGACAGCGCGGGCGTGGCAGCGGTGATCGCGGGCGCGCTCGACGGAATCCAGGCCCGAGGCAAGGCCACCACGGGTGAAAAGACCATGGTGGACGCGTGGACGCCGGCCCTTGAGGCCGCCCGCGCGGCCGCCGAGGCCGGTAGCGATCCCGTGGCCGTCCTTGAGGCCGCCGCCACCGCCGCAGAGGCCGGAGCCGCAGCGACGGAACCCATGCGGGCCACGAAGGGACGCGCCTCCTACCTGGGCGAACGCTCCATCGGACACCTCGACCCGGGTGCTGTGTCCACCTCCCTCATCCTGCGCGCCGCCGTGCGAGCAGCGGGCGAGGCCGGCGCGGCATGA
- the dhaK gene encoding dihydroxyacetone kinase subunit DhaK, whose protein sequence is MKKLVNDVHAVVRETLEGFALAHPDLVDVHYSPDFVTRHAPKAEGKVGLVSGGGSGHEPLHAGFVGEGMLDAAVPGAVFTSPTPDPILEATKAADHGAGVLHIVKNYTGDVLNFETAAELADMEDIKVSSVVVNDDVAVEDSLYTAGRRGVAGTIFVEKIAGAAAERGDSLEEVTRIATKVNDQTRSMGLALGPCTVPHAGKPSFDLGEDEIELGIGIHGEPGYRRGAMETADSLVAELYERVREDLGLTEGQRVVALVNGMGGTPVSELYICFRALAALLKKDGIEIARQMVGNYVTSLEMPGVSVTLMRADEELLELFDAPVNTVAWK, encoded by the coding sequence ATGAAGAAGCTCGTCAATGACGTCCACGCCGTCGTCCGCGAAACCCTCGAAGGTTTCGCCCTGGCCCACCCCGACCTCGTCGATGTCCATTACTCGCCCGACTTCGTGACCCGTCACGCCCCCAAGGCTGAGGGCAAGGTCGGCCTCGTCTCCGGTGGTGGATCCGGACACGAGCCCCTGCACGCGGGCTTCGTCGGTGAAGGCATGCTGGATGCGGCCGTGCCCGGCGCGGTCTTCACCTCGCCCACCCCCGACCCGATCCTGGAGGCCACGAAGGCTGCCGACCACGGCGCGGGTGTCCTGCATATCGTCAAGAACTACACGGGCGACGTCCTCAACTTTGAGACCGCTGCCGAGCTGGCCGACATGGAGGACATCAAGGTCTCGTCGGTCGTCGTCAATGATGATGTCGCCGTCGAGGACTCCCTCTACACGGCGGGGCGTCGCGGCGTCGCCGGAACGATCTTCGTGGAGAAGATCGCGGGCGCGGCCGCCGAGCGCGGCGACTCCCTCGAGGAAGTCACCCGCATCGCGACCAAGGTCAACGACCAGACCCGTTCCATGGGCCTGGCCCTGGGCCCCTGCACCGTGCCCCACGCCGGCAAGCCCTCCTTCGACCTGGGCGAGGACGAGATTGAGCTGGGTATCGGCATCCACGGCGAACCCGGATACCGCCGCGGTGCCATGGAGACCGCCGACAGCCTCGTTGCCGAACTCTACGAGCGCGTGCGCGAAGACCTCGGCCTCACCGAAGGCCAGCGCGTCGTGGCCCTCGTCAACGGCATGGGCGGAACCCCCGTCTCCGAGCTCTACATCTGCTTCCGCGCCCTTGCCGCCCTCCTCAAGAAGGATGGCATCGAGATCGCCCGCCAGATGGTCGGCAACTACGTCACCAGCCTGGAGATGCCCGGCGTCTCCGTGACCCTCATGCGCGCCGACGAGGAGCTCCTCGAGCTCTTCGACGCACCCGTGAACACGGTCGCCTGGAAGTAA